gctgggaaggggacGGGAGCAGCACGGAGGGGCGAGGGGACTGAGCGATTGAGGGGTTTTTGTCTGGGAAGGTTTCCATCCCATGTCCACCCACACCAGCCCTGTGCTTTGCACCCAATAAGGTGAAATATTTGGGGCTTCTTTCGCCAGGAAGCACCCGGTGAAAGAGTTTTGTGCAAGTCGTTTTGCTCTCAGATCTGCAGCCCTTCTCCCTGTTTTCCCTCTCCGGGGCTGCGTGTGCTTCATCGAGCATCTTTGGTCCCTTCGCATcttgcagggatggggctgctggcaggggaAGTCCCTGTTCCGCCAATTTTAGAgtgttttgggtgtttttttccaagagttGAGTCACTAACTGCTTTctggagagctgcagtttgTGCTGTCTCCGCAGAAAGCCAGGGTGGTTtgctggggctgcgggagctgtGGCTGAAGCCGAAGGCTCGCATTGCTCTGGCTCGCATTGCTCTTGCTGCCGGCCCCATCTACCGACAGCTCCGGCTCCTGCAGCCCCGAGCTCCTGCCGGGAGCGGGGTGGAAACACCGGCCAAAAATCACCAGGCGAAGGGGACACGGGAACCGCTCGCAGCACGGTCCTGTCCTGCACCCAGAGCTCCCATCCCTGCTTGGAGACGTTCCCCTGAAAACCCTTCGGCTCAGCCAGGCTGACTGGGAAGTCCCACCAGGTCCCCACGGCATCTGATGTCTGCCCCGCTCCCGGTGCTTCCTCGCCGGGCGTTACCCCAGGGAGGGCTTGGCCCGTTTTGAGTCGAGCTGATGCTGATGCCACTTGGCGtgggaccccccccaaccccctgTCCCTTTCCAGAGCCATCATGAAGCTGAACGGGCACCAGCTGGAGAACCACACGCTGAAGGTCTCCTACATCCCCGACGAGCAGTCGGCGCAGGGGCCGGAGaacgggcggcggggcggcttCGGGGCGCGGGGCGCTCCCCGGCAGGGCTCCCCCGTCACCGCGGGGGCTCCGGCCAAGCAGCAGCCGGTGGACATCCCCCTCCGCCTCCTGGTGCCCACCCAGTATGTGGGAGCCATCATCGGCAAGGAAGGGGCCACCATCAGGAACATCACCAAGCAGACGCAGTCCAAGTGAGTCCCTTGTCTCGCGGTCGCTGAGCGGCGGGCTCTGTGGCGATACATGAGGCTGGATTGATTTTTCTGGGGGGAACGGGCTGTCTGAGGCCCCAGCCcggctttctgggctgtgctTCCCACATGTCTCCTTTGCTGGGACAGGACCTGGGTGGGTGCGTGGGGACGTCACTGCTTCAGCTGGTCCCATTTAGCGTGAGCTCATTGAGCTTCACCCGCCGGCTCTTGCGTTTGGCCCCCGAGCTCGTGTTGGCTGCGGCTCCTGTCCCCCAGGGAAGGCTTCACCTGAGGTGTGAAGTGATGGATGGCCCATCCTGCCCCCCAGGCATGGGTTTGTTCCACCACTTCATCACTCCCGTTGTTTAAACTAAAGAGATGCTGGTGCCACCTTTGGATTTCTGTGACTCGAGCCCCTAGCTGCTGCGTCCATGTTGAGTATTGAGCCCAGAATTAACTCCTCTTGCCTTCCCGGGGTGCATATAACCTGAGAGCTGCGTGTGAGCTCCGGGCGGGCTGCGGGGACGTGGGGGGAGCGGAGCAGCTGCAGAGTCCCCCCCAAGCCTAGTACCcgtcctgtccctgcaggatCGATGTGCACCGGAAAGAAAACGCGGGAGCTGCCGAAAAAGCCATCAGCATCCACTCCACCCCCGAGGGCTGCTCCGCCGCCTGCAAGATGATTCTGGAGATCATGCAGAAGGAGGCGAAGGACACCAAGACGTAAGGTTCCCCCCGCGTTTGTGTTGCTCCTCGCTGGGCTCAGGTCCCGTCCCAGCGCCGGGTGATGCTCCCTTGTGTGCAGGAGCTTTGCTGTGGGGACCGGGGGACTTGGAGCAGGGGGACCTGAGCTTCCCCTGTCCCTCTATACCGAACCCTGCCTCTCCTGGCTGAAATCATccttcatggggttttttttccacccatTCCCCTCTCCAGAGCTGATGAAGTGCCTCTGAAAATCTTGGCCCATAACAACTTCGTGGGGCGCCTGATCGGCAAAGAAGGGCGGAACTTGAAGAAAGTGGAGCAGGACACGGAGACAAAAATCACCATCTCATCGTAAGGCTCCTCGCTGCCTTTGGGGACACCCGGGCTGACCTTCCTCAGGCTGGGGCGGGGgcgaggatgaggaggagacGGGCAATGCGGCGAGAggggcagggatgctgcccaTCAGCTGGGAAGGCACCTGTGGGCCGGGTGCTTTATTCTGCAACGCTCTCTTGAAATATCTtggctttgtattttctgtattccCTCTGTCCCTTTGGTGTGTCCCCCTGATCCCTTCggtgtcccctccccatcccttcggtgtcccctccccagccggGCAGAGCTCAGGACCGGCTGGTTTGATGCCTGGGACTGGGGTTTTGCTCTTAAATCCTATTTTTTGGGGTGAAAGCAGAGTGGACATCCCAGTTCAAACTGTGATGTGGTCCCTGCTCTGACTGGGGACGTGGTGACAGTGACACCGCGTGTCCCCGGTAGCCCCCatgggaaggagcagaggaCGGAGCGCTGACCTGGTtttccctgcagcctgcaggACCTGACCCTGTACAACCCCGAGAGGACCATCACGGTGAAGGGCTCCATCGAGAACTGCTGCCGCGCGGAGCAGGAGATCATGAAGAAAGTGCGGGAAGCCTACGAGAACGACGTGGCCGCCATGAGCGTGAGTGGGCTCCGGGCCGACAGGGGCTCTCGGGGAGGCCGCCCCGATCCAACAAACGAGCTCTTCTCTCCTCTCGCCCTCAGCTGCAGTCTCACCTCATCCCTGGCCTGAACCTGGCGGCGGTCGGGCTCTTCCCGGCCTCCTCCAGCGCGGTTCCCCCTCCGCCGAGCAGCGTCTCCGGGGCCGCGCCGTACAGCTCCTTCATGGTGGGTGAACAGCGGCCGCTCGCCCGGCCCGGGGTGTCCCCTGCGCCGAGAATCgtagaatcagagaatggtttgggtcgGAGGGACCTtcaagctcccccagtgccccccctgccgtgagcagggacatctgcaccagctcgggctgctcagagccccgtccagcctggcctggggtgtctccggggatggttcagccaccacctctctgggaacctgggccaggctctcaccacccgcagGGCCAAcaaatttctgaaattcttaAAGCCCAGGATCCGGGCTTTAAACTATTGCAAATGCACCACAGAAGGTGCTCGGCCCCGCAGCCCTGGGAGGGGAGTGGGCATCACCGGGGGGGGCTTGGAGCCCCGTCCGCGTGGTGACACTGAGCCCCGGTGGTGACACTGTCCCCGCAGCCGCCGGAGCAGGAGACCGTGCACGTCTTCATCCCCGCGCAGGCGGTCGGCGCCATCATCGGCAAGAAGGGGCAGCACATCAAGCAGCTCTCCCGCTTCGCAAGTGCCTCCATCAAGGTAGGGTGGGGACCCCGTCCCCGCCAGTCCCACCCTGAGCCGGGGCCTTTCTGGCTGGGAAAACCAGTTGGAAAGCCCAGGTGGTCGGGCTGGGGGCCCGATCCTGCGGCGCGGGGGGCGACACGGCCACAGCCACCGTCTGTCTCCCCCTCCAGATTGCCCCCCCGGAGACGCCGGACTCCAAAGTGCGCATGGTCGTCATCACCGGCCCCCCCGAAGCTCAGTTCAAGGTTCCCCCCGCGCTGCCGTCACTGTGGGAAATTCGGGGTGTCCCTCTGTCACCCcctggagctgggaggggggagCAGCGGGAGTGACCCCAATTTTGAGCCTGGCCTGTGGCTCGGTAAACCCAGCACCTCCCTGGGGCCGAGCTGGTTGGAAAGCCCAAGAACTGGGGTTTCACGGGATGCTGTCCGCGCCGGGGATGGTGGGGG
This DNA window, taken from Caloenas nicobarica isolate bCalNic1 chromosome 24, bCalNic1.hap1, whole genome shotgun sequence, encodes the following:
- the IGF2BP1 gene encoding insulin-like growth factor 2 mRNA-binding protein 1 isoform X1; this encodes MNKLYIGNLNENVTPADLEKVFTEHQISVSGPFLVKSGYAFVDCPDEQWAMKAIETFSGKVELHGKQLEIEHSVPKKQRSRKIQIRNIPPQLRWEVLDGLLAQYGTVENCEQVNTDSETAVVNVTYANREQTRQAIMKLNGHQLENHTLKVSYIPDEQSAQGPENGRRGGFGARGAPRQGSPVTAGAPAKQQPVDIPLRLLVPTQYVGAIIGKEGATIRNITKQTQSKIDVHRKENAGAAEKAISIHSTPEGCSAACKMILEIMQKEAKDTKTADEVPLKILAHNNFVGRLIGKEGRNLKKVEQDTETKITISSLQDLTLYNPERTITVKGSIENCCRAEQEIMKKVREAYENDVAAMSLQSHLIPGLNLAAVGLFPASSSAVPPPPSSVSGAAPYSSFMPPEQETVHVFIPAQAVGAIIGKKGQHIKQLSRFASASIKIAPPETPDSKVRMVVITGPPEAQFKAQGRIYGKLKEENFFGPKEEVKLETHIRVPASAAGRVIGKGGKTVNELQNLTAAEVVVPRDQTPDENEQVIVKIIGHFYASQMAQRKIRDILAQVKQQHQKGQSQTQARRK
- the IGF2BP1 gene encoding insulin-like growth factor 2 mRNA-binding protein 1 isoform X2, which produces MNKLYIGNLNENVTPADLEKVFTEHQISVSGPFLVKSGYAFVDCPDEQWAMKAIETFSGKVELHGKQLEIEHSVPKKQRSRKIQIRNIPPQLRWEVLDGLLAQYGTVENCEQVNTDSETAVVNVTYANREQTRQAIMKLNGHQLENHTLKVSYIPDEQSAQGPENGRRGGFGARGAPRQGSPVTAGAPAKQQPVDIPLRLLVPTQYVGAIIGKEGATIRNITKQTQSKIDVHRKENAGAAEKAISIHSTPEGCSAACKMILEIMQKEAKDTKTADEVPLKILAHNNFVGRLIGKEGRNLKKVEQDTETKITISSLQDLTLYNPERTITVKGSIENCCRAEQEIMKKVREAYENDVAAMSVSGLRADRAPVVTLSPQPPEQETVHVFIPAQAVGAIIGKKGQHIKQLSRFASASIKIAPPETPDSKVRMVVITGPPEAQFKAQGRIYGKLKEENFFGPKEEVKLETHIRVPASAAGRVIGKGGKTVNELQNLTAAEVVVPRDQTPDENEQVIVKIIGHFYASQMAQRKIRDILAQVKQQHQKGQSQTQARRK